The Ovis aries strain OAR_USU_Benz2616 breed Rambouillet chromosome 8, ARS-UI_Ramb_v3.0, whole genome shotgun sequence genome includes the window ATTCCACACCCTATTATTGTCTGTACATATGGGGGAGGGGGACAGCCACCTTGAAAGTGAACAGTATGACTTTTCCTGATCCAGAATGGTTTGGCCCACATCTGTTTAATCTTCCagttaagcatattttaaaaattagtctgtACTCAAATGCATAGTTAAAAATATGAAGCGAGATGGCAGAGTTTGTGCAGTAATATCTGCCCTTCAAAGTTCATGCAACCAACTAAtgcaatttttccttttcctcataaATCTGAATGCAGTTCAGTCATTTGAAACCATCTACAAAATCCACAAGATTAAGCAGTTTGCCAAGATTAATATCTAACAGTTGAGCACTGGAGAAAGTGAGGAAATAAggagtaaaaacaaacaacaaaaaagaccaaGTTAGCTAGGTATTTCAACTACATAAGGGAGGTGAATGTCCAGGCTacaaaaacgaaacaaaaacaggaaaaaaaaaaaaaaagtggcagcaATTTTTTAAACCAATTTGTACAAGTTTATAGTTTACTTTGTTTCCAAGTTCTCAAACCTTTCACGCTCTGAAAAGTGAGATACTGTGTCTAAAgggaatgttttttttaattcacaccGAAGAAGTTGggggatttgattttttttttcgcCGGGGTTTCGATCGAGTCAACAGCTTACTCTGCTGGGCTGTTGTTTGCACACGAAGTCCGTCATAAAATCAAACTCGTTTTGCCCCAGCCAGAGTTCGGGCAGCTCCTTGATGCGGTCCAAACCCATTTCTATCACTAAGGACATGAGCACTTCCTCGTCGATGAAATCAGTGTCTATGACATTGGGCGGCAGCACTGCAGCAGGGACGTGGGCCACGGAGGCgggcatgttgctgctgctgccgccgccgctgccgccgccgctatTGCTGCTGCCCGCGCCGCCGCCCGAAGTGCCCGCGGAGCCGCCGGGGGTGCTGCTGCCGCCCGAGCCGCCGGGggtgctgctgccgccgctgtgCTTGGGGTTGCAATCTCGGAAGTGCTGGTTTGTCCCGTTCATCTGGTGGCCCGCAGCAGGGTGCAAATCCGGCATGTAGTGGTTGTGGGGGTAGGGGTGATGGTTGAAATACTGGTTGTTGAGCTTCTGCAGCTGCATGCTGGCTGGCAGGGAGCCTCCCTGGCTGGCCACCGGGGGGCCCATAAACTGGGAGTTGTTAAACCTGGCCGCGGGGGCCAGAGCGCTCGGGGGGTGCCCTCCGTTTACAGTCCCCGGCCCCATCGCGTGCCTGATGCCGCTCGAGGCATTCATGTTGCTCGCGCCGTAGTGTATGTGCTCGCCCATCAGGGCGTTGAAGGCGtgttgcggctgctgctgctggtgatgATGGGGGCTAGGAAATTGCCCCATACCCATGCGGTGGGCAGGGTGGTGGTGCAGCCCATTGGTGCCGTCGGGGAAGCGCCCGTGGTTCATGGCCATCATATGGTCTG containing:
- the CITED2 gene encoding cbp/p300-interacting transactivator 2 (The RefSeq protein has 2 substitutions compared to this genomic sequence); this translates as MAHHMLAMNHGRFPDGTNGLHHHPAHRMGMGQFPSPHHHQQQQPQHAFNALMGEHIHYGASNMNASSGIRHAMGPGTVNGGHPPSALAPAARFNNSQFMGPPVASQGGSLPASMQLQKLNNQYFNHHPYPHNHYMPDLHPAAGHQMNGTNQHFRDCNPKHSGGSSTPGGSGGSSTPGGSAGTSGGGAGSSNSGGGSGGGSSSNMPASVAHVPAAVLPPNVIDTDFIDEEVLMSLVIEMGLDRIKELPELWLGQNEFDFMTDFVCKQQPSRVSC